From the genome of Papaver somniferum cultivar HN1 chromosome 2, ASM357369v1, whole genome shotgun sequence, one region includes:
- the LOC113349338 gene encoding (RS)-norcoclaurine 6-O-methyltransferase-like, giving the protein MEIKLEDQEQEMRNQGHVWNIICGSVDSSVLKCTIELGILDTIHNSSKPMTLSSLSSASPSLSTLKAENLYRMLRYLSHMNLIAVNAAEGDETFSLTGIAKLLLKNQERSLKDWVLGIDDEHSINGWHELTDYCLSADDAPTPFVKLHGKTMWELAEEVPEVNALINNAMACDTRMVMPAFVQGCDIILKGIKKLVDIGGGTGAAMSYVVKAFPEIKCMAFDLPHVVAAAPEVPGVEMVGGDMFESIPPADALLLKFMLHNWKDAECMKLLKRCKETIPANNGKVIIIEMVLDQDEGDDDLTQARLILDLDMMLSSGGKERTKDEWRILLEEAGFNKIEFIPIFAIQSVIVAYA; this is encoded by the exons ATGGAAATCAAACTAGAAGATCAAGAACAAGAAATGAGAAACCAAGGTCATGTTTGGAACATAATCTGTGGTAGTGTTGATTCATCAGTACTTAAATGTACTATTGAGTTAGGCATTCTTGATACAATTCACAATTCATCCAAACCCATGACATTATCTTCCTTATCATCAGCATCACCATCTTTATCTACACTCAAAGCTGAAAACTTGTACAGAATGTTAAGGTACTTATCTCATATGAATCTTATTGCAGTGAATGCAGCTGAAGGAGATGAGACATTTTCTTTAACAGGTATAGCTAAATTACTGCTTAAGAATCAAGAAAGAAGTTTGAAAGATTGGGTTCTCGGTATTGATGATGAGCATTCGATTAACGGGTGGCATGAGCTAACTGATTATTGTTTATCCGCGGATGATGCGCCAACTCCTTTTGTGAAGTTGCACGGGAAGACCATGTGGGAATTAGCTGAAGAAGTTCCTGAAGTTAATGCACTTATTAACAATGCCATGGCTTGCGATACTAGGATGGTGATGCCTGCATTTGTACAAGGTTGTGATATTATCTTGAAGGGCATTAAAAAGTTGGTAGATATTGGTGGTGGTACCGGTGCTGCAATGAGTTATGTTGTTAAGGCTTTCCCTGAGATTAAATGTATGGCTTTTGATTTGCcccatgttgttgctgctgcaccgGAGGTTCCAGGTGTGGAAATGGTTGGTGGCGACATGTTTGAATCCATCCCCCCTGCTGATGCTCTTTTATTGAAG TTTATGCTGCATAACTGGAAAGACGCCGAGTGCATGAAACTACTGAAGAGGTGTAAGGAGACAATTCCTGCAAATAATGGGAAAGTTATCATAATAGAAATGGTTTTGGATCAAGACGAAGGTGATGATGATTTGACACAAGCTAGATTAATTCTTGATCTAGATATGATGTTGAGTTCAGGAGGGAAAGAAAGGACTAAAGATGAATGGAGAATTTTACTTGAAGAAGCAGGTttcaataagattgaattcatTCCTATTTTTGCTATTCAATCGGTTATTGTCGCATATGCCTAG